A DNA window from Carassius gibelio isolate Cgi1373 ecotype wild population from Czech Republic chromosome A6, carGib1.2-hapl.c, whole genome shotgun sequence contains the following coding sequences:
- the LOC128016225 gene encoding uncharacterized protein LOC128016225: MQFPVLLFISSVSAVVGIVSVLVTKPVISYCHQAITLHCNVSLFDAKDHELQVTHLSWIKESNKTVCSESMTAKKGSIYCQYMPNKQLVLNIAHPKSDDIGRYICKLRSSYGHASADTNVTLECPQEIVQINEDGKNRVTCKVGKSNHHGRIHWFNGKDNLTSQSTQDISSAADGSYTVVSSLSLSLNLRTYNCSYWVPQIEQYMISKLIVMEYNTQSKTKSFSSYSCSGLVFCLCLLWSLIQQ; this comes from the exons ATGCAGTTTCCTGTTCTTCTCTTCATCTCATCTGTTTCAGCAGTAGTTG GGATAGTGAGTGTACTAGTTACCAAACCTGTGATTTCCTACTGCCACCAGGCTATCACTCTGCACTGCAATGTTTCTCTATTTGATGCAAAGGACCATGAACTCCAGGTTACTCATCTGAGCTGGATTAAAGAATCAAATAAAACAGTATGCTCAGAAAGCATGACAGCAAAGAAAGGTTCCATTTACTGCCAATACATGCCAAACAAACAGCTGGTACTAAATATTGCCCACCCAAAATCAGATGACATCGGACGCTATATCTGCAAACTCCGATCCTCCTATGGACATGCAAGTGCTGATACCAATGTTACACTGG AGTGTCCTCAGGAAATTGTACAGATAAATGAAGATGGAAAAAACAGGGTGACATGCAAGGTTGGGAAGTCAAACCATCATGGCCGTATCCACTGGTTTAATGGAAAAGACAATCTAACAAGCCAGTCAACCCAGGACATAAGTTCTGCTGCTGATGGATCATATACAGTGGTTAGTTCTCTCAGTCTCAGTTTAAACTTGAGAACGTATAACTGTTCTTACTGGGTACCTCAAATTGAGCAATATATGATAAGCAAGCTCATTGTTATGGAATATAATACACAGTCTAAAACAAAGTCTTTCAGCAGTTACAGTTGCAGTGGTCTAGTCTTCTGTTTGTGTCTCCTTTGGAGTCTCATTCAGCAATAA